From the genome of Pararhizobium sp. A13, one region includes:
- a CDS encoding cellulose biosynthesis cyclic di-GMP-binding regulatory protein BcsB, with protein MMKSVLLALIILVLQSFPLRAQAPFDMTPERPAAEEQTGNGAVSQPMVVTPTAQPSETEAFQRYLLPNGSLDLSGEVEDRAWSFYLTPQQAAAGAKLNLGYQNSIFVAPEVSRLLVEINDTKIANEAVRSADTVSDLSFDLPKDLLKPGSNLIRLRADQRHRTDCTIESTYQLWSNVDAERTYLSFSGSEAPGLQSLDDIRAIGVDDSGLTRFNFVVPALEQPSTTIPLMRLAQGLAVLADMPNQSFTFNTRGIAGTKPGELTVLVGTSAELQPLLASLPGSASSEPVAGFVEDPATGSSVLVVSGPTWQAIGTAIESVVAPTDVAGPATRRDVITTQRWHSPDAPFLFSDTRLRFSQLGFKTEEFSGRRFRTDFTIGVPADFYANGYGEAVILLDAAYSATVLPGSHIDIYVNGNIASTVPIASSGGGILRHLPINVTMRHFRPGVNTITIEAILETEDDKLCAPGTTGVETPRFALFDSSEFHMPDFARIAQLPNLAASAGTGFPYGRSQDAIRLYLDRIDADTLSAAATFLGRLAGGAGHPIPVDTVASPALIGSRSAIFIGALSQMPQTVLTQMNITETSRTTWGSAPGGEADAVNTEAALDAWREKLRGGVFANWITAFEDWVKRNFDISLSSLRFAPVSESSFTPSKEASLLVAQSASPDGSGTWSLVAAPTGKDLHEGMQALSAQDTWKQLSGHIATYQRGTKTLETVPINDFDFIATQPASLSNYRLIAANWLSTNILTYAVLLTALSVLLGLATAMLLNNLGRRE; from the coding sequence ATGATGAAGTCCGTCCTTCTGGCTTTGATCATCCTGGTGCTACAGAGCTTCCCGCTTCGTGCGCAAGCGCCGTTCGACATGACGCCGGAGCGGCCGGCGGCTGAAGAGCAGACAGGGAATGGAGCGGTCTCGCAGCCCATGGTCGTCACGCCAACTGCCCAACCGAGTGAAACCGAAGCCTTTCAGCGGTACCTTCTCCCAAACGGCAGCCTGGATCTGAGCGGTGAAGTCGAAGATCGGGCCTGGTCGTTCTATCTGACACCGCAACAGGCAGCCGCAGGCGCAAAACTCAATCTCGGTTATCAGAATTCGATTTTCGTTGCGCCGGAGGTATCCCGCCTTTTGGTCGAGATCAACGACACGAAGATCGCCAACGAAGCGGTTCGTTCTGCTGATACCGTATCCGACTTGAGCTTCGACCTTCCGAAGGACCTGTTGAAACCTGGATCGAACCTGATCCGCCTGCGCGCGGACCAGCGTCACCGTACAGACTGCACGATCGAATCGACCTATCAGCTCTGGTCGAACGTCGATGCTGAAAGGACCTATCTCAGCTTTTCGGGTAGCGAGGCGCCGGGCCTGCAAAGCCTCGACGATATCCGGGCCATCGGCGTCGACGACAGTGGGCTCACCCGGTTCAATTTCGTCGTACCGGCGCTGGAACAACCCAGCACGACGATACCATTGATGCGGCTTGCCCAGGGTCTCGCCGTTCTCGCCGACATGCCGAACCAATCTTTCACGTTCAACACGCGCGGCATCGCCGGAACAAAACCGGGCGAATTGACGGTGCTCGTTGGCACCTCCGCCGAGCTTCAGCCGCTTCTTGCCTCCTTGCCCGGCAGCGCCAGCTCCGAGCCCGTTGCCGGCTTCGTCGAAGATCCGGCGACCGGATCCTCGGTTCTTGTCGTCAGCGGACCCACGTGGCAGGCAATCGGCACGGCAATAGAGAGCGTCGTTGCCCCCACCGACGTCGCCGGTCCGGCGACCCGCCGCGACGTCATAACGACACAACGGTGGCACTCTCCCGACGCGCCTTTCCTTTTCTCCGATACCAGGCTGCGTTTCTCCCAACTCGGTTTCAAGACCGAAGAGTTTTCTGGCCGGCGGTTTCGCACCGACTTTACCATCGGCGTTCCTGCGGATTTCTATGCCAATGGATATGGCGAAGCGGTCATCCTTCTGGACGCCGCCTATTCTGCGACCGTCTTGCCCGGCAGCCATATCGACATCTATGTCAATGGAAATATCGCCTCGACCGTGCCGATTGCCTCGTCCGGCGGCGGTATCCTCAGACATCTGCCGATCAACGTGACGATGCGACATTTCCGCCCCGGCGTGAACACGATCACAATCGAAGCCATTCTCGAAACCGAGGACGACAAGCTTTGCGCACCCGGCACAACCGGTGTGGAAACGCCGCGCTTCGCGCTGTTCGACAGCTCTGAATTCCACATGCCCGACTTCGCCCGCATCGCGCAATTGCCCAATCTCGCGGCGTCCGCCGGGACCGGGTTTCCCTATGGTAGAAGCCAGGACGCTATCCGCCTCTACCTGGATCGCATCGATGCCGATACATTATCGGCTGCAGCGACGTTTCTCGGACGATTGGCCGGCGGCGCCGGTCACCCAATCCCTGTCGACACGGTGGCGTCTCCAGCACTGATCGGCAGTCGAAGCGCGATCTTCATTGGCGCGCTTTCGCAAATGCCGCAGACGGTCCTGACGCAGATGAATATTACCGAGACCAGCCGTACGACATGGGGATCCGCTCCAGGCGGCGAGGCGGACGCGGTCAATACCGAAGCCGCTCTCGATGCGTGGCGGGAGAAATTGCGTGGCGGCGTCTTTGCCAACTGGATCACCGCATTCGAGGACTGGGTTAAACGGAACTTCGACATTTCCCTTTCCTCGTTGCGATTCGCGCCGGTATCTGAGAGCAGCTTCACGCCCTCGAAGGAGGCATCGTTGCTGGTCGCCCAAAGCGCCAGCCCCGACGGCAGCGGCACATGGTCCCTGGTGGCTGCCCCGACAGGAAAAGACCTGCACGAAGGCATGCAGGCCCTGAGCGCGCAGGACACCTGGAAACAGCTTTCCGGCCATATCGCGACCTACCAGCGTGGCACCAAAACGCTCGAGACCGTACCGATCAATGACTTCGACTTCATCGCGACGCAGCCGGCGTCCCTTTCAAACTATCGGCTGATAGCCGCCAACTGGCTTTCGACCAACATTCTGACCTATGCGGTGCTGCTGACTGCGCTCAGTGTTCTGCTGGGGCTTGCGACCGCCATGCTGCTCAATAATCTCGGGCGGCGGGAATGA
- a CDS encoding glycosyl hydrolase family 8, protein MAKLLAALLAGIFYFCLQTVPAEAQQSMITPEAWQAYKTRFLDPGGRIIDDGNGNISHSEGQGYGLLLSVLAGSQADFALIWAFTRTELLLRNDGLAAWKWSPGTKPHVTDINNASDGDILIAYALGLAGQQWNHGDYTAAGAAIARAILAKTVVQNNGRTLLLPGAAGFSASDREDGPVINLSYWIFEAFPVLDQLAPSPAWGRLRDDGIALINELRFGAKQLPADWVSLKPFPKPASGFPAEYGYNALRIPLYLVRGGVTDRQLLSMFRQATSGANGAITTVDLHSGTTRTNLSDPGYRIVNHILACVVDKTALPADVKQFTPTLYYPSTLQLLGLSFVAAKHPECL, encoded by the coding sequence ATGGCAAAACTGCTTGCAGCGCTCCTCGCAGGCATTTTCTATTTCTGCCTGCAGACCGTTCCGGCCGAGGCACAACAGTCGATGATTACCCCCGAAGCCTGGCAGGCTTATAAGACCAGATTTCTCGATCCCGGCGGCCGGATCATCGACGATGGTAACGGCAATATCAGCCACAGCGAAGGCCAGGGCTACGGCCTGCTGCTGTCGGTCCTTGCCGGCAGCCAGGCAGATTTCGCGTTGATCTGGGCCTTCACACGGACGGAGCTTCTCCTGCGCAATGACGGCCTCGCCGCCTGGAAATGGAGCCCCGGCACGAAGCCACATGTCACTGACATCAACAACGCGTCCGACGGCGATATCCTGATTGCCTATGCGCTGGGCCTTGCCGGCCAGCAGTGGAACCACGGGGATTATACGGCAGCGGGGGCAGCGATCGCCCGAGCCATTCTTGCAAAGACCGTCGTTCAAAACAACGGCCGAACGCTGCTTCTGCCGGGCGCCGCGGGATTTTCCGCCAGCGACCGCGAGGACGGCCCGGTCATCAACTTGTCCTATTGGATTTTCGAGGCGTTTCCGGTTCTCGATCAACTGGCGCCGTCGCCGGCCTGGGGAAGGCTGCGCGACGATGGCATCGCGCTCATCAACGAACTTCGTTTCGGTGCAAAACAACTGCCCGCCGACTGGGTGTCGCTGAAGCCTTTCCCCAAACCAGCGTCCGGTTTTCCGGCGGAATACGGATACAACGCACTGCGTATACCCCTTTATCTCGTTCGCGGCGGCGTAACGGACCGGCAATTGCTTTCAATGTTCCGGCAAGCCACGTCCGGCGCCAATGGTGCAATAACAACCGTGGATTTACATTCCGGCACAACCAGGACTAATCTCTCCGATCCGGGTTATCGAATTGTTAACCATATTCTGGCCTGTGTGGTGGACAAGACGGCGTTGCCGGCGGATGTGAAACAATTCACGCCAACGCTGTACTACCCTTCGACGCTCCAATTGCTGGGGTTATCTTTTGTTGCTGCAAAGCATCCGGAGTGCTTATGA
- a CDS encoding tetratricopeptide repeat protein: MKPSFIALSAIIAAVGIVGMKKPDYVQHVIQSVSPASDDDLAARSSRLPQQQPAFQAVGERAPVFHEIKHPSEPPLDTVVTAATASTVDESALRYFASQGDTARLQAEISRLKALYPDWTPPKDPLAIPQNEDKQLETMWQLYSQARYAEVRKAIADRQAAEPAWQPPADLLDRLGVAEARLRLINASDLKQYETVVRIGAETQSLLTCSEVDVLWRVAEALYRTEKVQRATDAYTYILNNCQNAAERLATIQKAADLLPSKTVEELLAKEKTAPDGTREFDSIRDDLARRFVAEANADGKIVVPPQYVSRVERLAETGGLASDALLLGWYYLPRGDMEAAEKWFRRAGDKEGSASASQGLALTLIDRNVPLEAENVMYRWRDASKEAKAVYLAATANLLALDPPVSIKAEVLKRIAAEVIKSRNAATAQQFGWYARALNQPQTAVQWFKTALGWKLDDEPSAYGLAVTYLQLNDMKGVSEIQRLWAGRSERIAKLGEEKEASEATKEQLPVPGETVTVRRKARPQAQAIAVSDEPQEYRETQDVIAQPRERIRVATVRDCRTTINPETLSPDAALARGWCLMELNRPLEAAAAFEVALLGSTKTREDAAYGQSLAYLRAGLASKAAVAAVKAPQKRERALELQKAILADKAIAAFDGGRPREALLALDQLNQITPERTDLLALRGYAYLKMKRYADARRIFEALAAIGNRDGQRGLAIIHGIFHEHD; the protein is encoded by the coding sequence ATGAAGCCGTCCTTTATCGCATTGTCAGCGATCATCGCGGCCGTCGGCATCGTCGGCATGAAGAAGCCCGACTATGTGCAGCATGTGATTCAGTCCGTTTCGCCGGCAAGCGACGATGACCTCGCCGCGCGATCATCGCGACTGCCTCAACAACAGCCAGCGTTTCAGGCCGTCGGTGAAAGAGCGCCGGTGTTCCATGAGATCAAACACCCTTCGGAGCCGCCGCTCGATACCGTCGTCACGGCGGCGACAGCGTCTACGGTTGATGAAAGTGCACTGCGCTACTTCGCAAGCCAGGGCGATACCGCAAGGCTGCAAGCGGAAATTTCGCGCCTGAAGGCGCTCTATCCCGATTGGACCCCACCGAAAGACCCGCTGGCCATTCCTCAGAACGAGGACAAGCAGTTGGAGACGATGTGGCAGCTCTATTCGCAGGCACGCTACGCCGAAGTCCGCAAGGCGATCGCCGACCGACAGGCGGCGGAACCCGCCTGGCAGCCGCCCGCGGATTTGCTCGATCGACTGGGCGTGGCAGAGGCGCGGTTGCGCCTGATCAATGCATCCGATCTCAAACAATACGAGACGGTTGTGCGCATTGGCGCCGAGACGCAGAGCCTGCTGACCTGCAGCGAGGTCGATGTCCTGTGGCGTGTTGCCGAGGCACTTTACCGGACGGAGAAGGTGCAACGGGCAACCGATGCCTATACCTATATCCTCAACAACTGCCAGAACGCCGCCGAGCGCCTCGCCACGATCCAGAAGGCAGCCGATCTTCTGCCCTCCAAAACCGTCGAGGAACTTCTCGCCAAAGAGAAGACGGCGCCAGATGGCACGCGAGAATTCGACAGTATTCGCGATGATCTGGCCCGCCGGTTTGTCGCCGAAGCCAATGCTGACGGAAAGATTGTCGTACCGCCCCAATATGTCTCGCGCGTCGAGCGGCTTGCCGAGACCGGCGGCCTTGCCTCTGATGCCCTGTTGCTCGGGTGGTATTACCTGCCGCGCGGCGATATGGAAGCCGCCGAAAAATGGTTCCGGCGCGCCGGTGACAAGGAAGGTTCCGCCTCTGCCTCGCAGGGTCTGGCGCTGACCCTGATCGATCGTAACGTGCCTCTCGAGGCCGAGAATGTCATGTATCGCTGGCGCGACGCCTCGAAGGAGGCGAAAGCGGTCTATCTGGCCGCGACCGCAAACCTGCTTGCGCTCGATCCGCCGGTTTCGATCAAGGCCGAAGTCCTCAAGCGGATCGCCGCAGAGGTGATCAAATCGCGCAACGCTGCAACAGCCCAGCAGTTCGGCTGGTATGCCCGTGCGTTGAACCAGCCGCAGACGGCGGTGCAATGGTTCAAGACGGCGCTTGGCTGGAAACTCGACGACGAGCCTTCCGCCTACGGCCTGGCGGTGACCTATCTGCAGTTGAACGATATGAAGGGCGTTTCGGAAATCCAGCGTCTTTGGGCCGGGAGGTCGGAGCGCATTGCCAAGCTCGGCGAAGAGAAAGAGGCGTCCGAAGCCACCAAGGAACAATTGCCGGTTCCGGGCGAAACGGTAACCGTTCGGCGCAAGGCCCGCCCGCAGGCGCAGGCGATTGCCGTTTCCGATGAACCTCAGGAATACAGGGAAACCCAGGATGTCATCGCTCAGCCGCGCGAGCGCATACGTGTCGCAACCGTCCGCGACTGCAGGACCACGATCAATCCTGAGACGCTGTCGCCCGACGCGGCGCTGGCGCGCGGCTGGTGCCTGATGGAACTGAACCGGCCACTGGAGGCAGCAGCAGCCTTCGAGGTCGCCTTGCTTGGATCTACGAAAACGCGCGAGGATGCCGCCTATGGCCAAAGCCTGGCCTATCTGCGGGCCGGATTGGCGAGCAAGGCCGCGGTCGCGGCGGTCAAGGCACCGCAGAAACGTGAACGCGCCCTCGAACTGCAGAAAGCCATCCTGGCCGACAAGGCCATCGCCGCCTTCGACGGGGGCCGCCCGCGGGAAGCCTTGCTTGCGCTCGATCAGTTGAATCAGATCACCCCGGAAAGAACGGATCTGCTTGCGTTGAGGGGATATGCCTATCTGAAGATGAAGCGCTATGCCGACGCACGCCGCATCTTCGAAGCACTGGCCGCGATCGGCAATCGGGATGGCCAGCGTGGACTTGCAATTATCCACGGGATATTCCACGAACACGATTGA
- a CDS encoding glutathione peroxidase yields MTSSPLDIPVKTADGRQTTLGEFRGRVMLVVNVASKCGLTVQYEGLERLFEAKRDEGLVILAFPANDFMGQEPGTEAEIVEFCTSTYDVQFPIFAKISVKGEATHPLYRSLTTIAPDAIGEGPMRDRLKGYGVEADSACDVLWNFEKFLIGRDGHVAARFSPDVTADDPRLVSAIEKELARAR; encoded by the coding sequence GTGACGTCATCCCCATTGGATATCCCCGTCAAGACCGCGGACGGACGCCAGACGACGCTTGGCGAATTTCGCGGACGGGTGATGCTGGTCGTCAACGTCGCCTCGAAATGCGGCCTGACCGTTCAGTATGAAGGGCTGGAAAGGCTGTTCGAGGCAAAGCGCGACGAAGGCCTCGTCATTCTTGCCTTCCCGGCCAACGACTTCATGGGACAGGAGCCGGGAACCGAAGCGGAAATAGTCGAATTCTGTACCAGCACCTACGACGTCCAGTTCCCGATCTTCGCAAAAATATCAGTCAAGGGCGAGGCGACCCATCCGCTCTACCGCAGCCTGACGACGATCGCGCCCGACGCGATCGGCGAGGGGCCGATGAGAGACCGGCTCAAAGGCTATGGCGTCGAAGCCGACAGCGCTTGCGATGTTCTCTGGAATTTCGAAAAGTTCCTGATCGGCCGCGACGGTCATGTCGCCGCCCGGTTTTCACCGGATGTGACCGCCGACGACCCGCGCCTCGTTTCCGCTATCGAAAAAGAGCTTGCGCGGGCGCGCTGA
- a CDS encoding acylphosphatase → MTDDRKAALVHISGRVQGVSFRIWTRAQAQRLGLTGWVRNEDDGSVTALIAGPEGAIATMLKQFWHGPVGASVSSVETQSAPPGEIPSEFLIKT, encoded by the coding sequence ATGACGGATGATCGCAAGGCGGCACTCGTGCACATATCGGGAAGAGTACAGGGCGTCAGTTTCCGCATCTGGACGCGTGCTCAGGCGCAACGGCTCGGCCTGACCGGCTGGGTCCGCAACGAAGACGACGGATCCGTAACAGCCTTGATCGCCGGGCCAGAGGGCGCGATCGCCACCATGTTGAAACAGTTTTGGCACGGGCCGGTCGGTGCGTCCGTTTCCAGCGTCGAGACCCAGTCAGCTCCCCCCGGCGAAATTCCATCAGAGTTCCTTATCAAGACCTAA
- a CDS encoding AraC family transcriptional regulator, producing the protein MNTQVKAQDFFDRMRKENQSFRLLSDNISSDDTVLSGTFRRTTVRQGLTVHYSDVINLCDLSTESEMHPHLGIKLFFQGGVAASIGDRDIPMARKGARDGRWIPSATLFSQKHRESFRRRAQIGDRVRKFTIRIFPEWLESGDVFGHSDALALKAFTAEHLASMSWNPSPLLIALAEQAMRPPQLQPFMQKLYLESRTLGIIAEAFGRLASIRSAPAGTGSLRSAERKRLERAEEWLRGSRGCLPTVEELAAEAGVSVNTLQRLFHIAHGTTVFNYVRQLKLEEARLALETEGLSIAQAAFLAGYTSTANFSTAFKRQYGFSPKEARTV; encoded by the coding sequence ATGAACACCCAGGTCAAAGCGCAGGATTTCTTCGACCGCATGCGCAAGGAAAATCAGTCCTTCCGCCTGCTCAGCGACAACATCTCAAGCGACGACACGGTGCTCAGCGGCACATTCCGAAGGACCACGGTGCGCCAGGGACTGACGGTCCACTATTCCGATGTAATCAATCTGTGCGATCTCAGCACCGAAAGCGAGATGCACCCACATCTGGGCATCAAGCTGTTTTTTCAGGGTGGGGTTGCAGCCAGCATTGGCGATCGCGATATTCCGATGGCGAGAAAAGGGGCGCGTGATGGCCGATGGATTCCGTCGGCGACGCTCTTTTCACAGAAGCATCGGGAGAGTTTCCGGCGCCGCGCGCAGATCGGCGACCGGGTGCGCAAATTCACCATCAGGATCTTCCCCGAATGGCTGGAATCAGGCGATGTCTTCGGCCATTCCGATGCCTTGGCGCTGAAGGCCTTCACCGCCGAGCATCTGGCGTCGATGTCGTGGAACCCCTCTCCTTTGCTGATCGCGCTCGCCGAACAGGCGATGCGCCCGCCGCAACTTCAACCCTTCATGCAGAAACTCTATCTCGAAAGCCGGACCCTTGGCATCATCGCGGAAGCCTTTGGCCGGCTCGCATCGATCAGGTCGGCGCCGGCAGGAACGGGCTCGCTGCGGTCGGCGGAGCGAAAGCGGCTCGAACGAGCGGAGGAGTGGTTGCGTGGCAGCCGCGGCTGCCTGCCGACGGTCGAGGAACTGGCCGCGGAAGCCGGGGTGAGTGTTAACACGCTGCAGCGGCTCTTCCACATCGCCCATGGCACGACCGTGTTCAATTACGTCCGCCAGCTGAAACTGGAAGAGGCCCGCTTGGCACTGGAGACGGAAGGCCTCAGCATTGCCCAGGCAGCCTTTCTCGCCGGCTATACGAGCACTGCCAACTTTTCGACCGCGTTCAAACGGCAATACGGGTTTTCGCCCAAGGAGGCGAGAACGGTCTGA
- a CDS encoding TonB-dependent siderophore receptor — MLHKQGFAYILMGTASLFGLMASAPAQSQEPTALEKITVEAGGEADDGIVAESGSSATKTKTPLLKTPQSISVVTRKQIEQQGAKTIAEALRYTPGVSPEIRPNDRYDIVPVRGFGGYQNFVQYLDGLRLLRGLSFSQPTVDIFDLERIEVVRGPASVLYGQMSPGGFVNLVSKKPTEEEIREVDLTLGFPNYIKAAADFGGKLNEDGTLLYRLTASGRYNETNIDDITSQRVSISPSLMIKPEEGTSLTFLFNHTNDPTSSYPSYLPATGTAVSNPGFVDIPYDFNIGDPDFDMFKRTVTRAGYEFEHEFGDYFTFRQNLRYTHIESEQRGLTGSAISGTTITRRTSHLDETVDTFVVDNQLQADFQAGGIDHTLLFGVDYQYIDAGRLLGNGVASSIDYLNPVYGEAIVDPAFTTDTSQITKQAGVYLQEQAEIGNLNLSFGGRYDRYSVETDTTLLATGVTTSAEQENGAFTGKAGATYEFDGGIAPYVSYATSFEPPAGLGYSDSGGVTLDPVKGQQAEIGIKYQPEGSGLFLMASLYDLRQQNATASDTAHPGYYTQQGEIHSRGLELEAKLGLASGWDVAAAYTFIDAEITKSAADVVGNRPVTVPEHAASLWVHYTVQSGTFEGLGLGGGVRYVGSSYGADDNSFKVSAFTLADLALDYDFGAQSPDLKGLSLNVSVSNLFDEEYVASCTSALNCFYGTGRTTLATLKYKW; from the coding sequence ATGCTGCATAAACAAGGCTTTGCATATATCTTAATGGGGACGGCAAGCCTTTTCGGGCTTATGGCTTCCGCCCCGGCGCAAAGCCAGGAGCCAACGGCCCTTGAAAAGATCACCGTCGAGGCGGGCGGTGAAGCCGACGACGGCATCGTCGCGGAAAGCGGCAGTTCAGCCACCAAGACGAAGACCCCGCTATTGAAGACGCCGCAATCGATCTCCGTGGTCACCAGGAAGCAGATCGAGCAGCAAGGCGCAAAAACCATCGCCGAGGCGTTGCGCTACACGCCGGGCGTATCGCCTGAAATCCGCCCGAACGATCGCTACGACATCGTGCCGGTGCGCGGTTTCGGCGGCTATCAGAATTTCGTGCAATATCTGGACGGCCTGCGCCTTCTGCGCGGACTGTCTTTCTCCCAGCCGACCGTCGATATCTTCGATCTGGAGCGTATCGAGGTCGTACGCGGACCGGCCTCGGTGCTCTACGGGCAGATGAGCCCCGGCGGCTTTGTCAATCTCGTCTCCAAGAAGCCGACGGAGGAGGAAATCCGCGAGGTCGACCTGACGCTCGGCTTTCCCAACTATATCAAGGCGGCTGCCGATTTCGGCGGCAAACTCAACGAGGATGGAACGCTACTCTACCGGTTGACTGCGTCGGGGCGCTACAACGAAACCAATATCGACGACATCACCTCGCAGCGCGTTTCAATTTCCCCTTCGCTGATGATCAAGCCTGAGGAGGGCACGAGCCTGACCTTCCTCTTCAACCATACCAACGACCCGACCAGTTCCTATCCTTCCTATCTGCCGGCCACGGGCACTGCCGTGAGCAATCCGGGATTCGTCGACATTCCGTATGATTTCAACATCGGCGACCCGGACTTCGACATGTTCAAACGCACGGTAACACGCGCGGGCTATGAATTCGAACACGAGTTCGGCGACTATTTCACCTTCCGGCAGAACCTTCGCTATACCCACATCGAATCGGAGCAGCGTGGCCTCACCGGATCTGCTATTTCCGGAACCACGATCACGCGGCGAACCTCGCACCTCGACGAGACGGTGGACACGTTCGTGGTCGACAACCAGCTGCAGGCCGATTTCCAGGCTGGCGGCATCGACCACACGCTGCTCTTCGGCGTCGATTATCAATATATTGACGCCGGCCGGCTGCTCGGCAACGGCGTTGCGTCGAGCATCGACTATCTCAACCCGGTCTATGGTGAAGCAATCGTCGATCCCGCGTTCACGACGGACACCTCGCAGATCACCAAGCAGGCGGGCGTCTATCTTCAGGAACAGGCCGAGATCGGCAATCTCAACCTTTCCTTCGGCGGGCGCTACGATCGTTACTCCGTCGAAACCGATACCACGTTGCTTGCAACCGGCGTGACGACGAGCGCGGAACAGGAAAATGGTGCCTTCACCGGCAAGGCGGGCGCTACCTATGAATTCGACGGCGGCATCGCACCCTATGTCAGCTATGCGACGTCTTTCGAACCGCCTGCCGGTCTCGGCTACAGCGACAGCGGAGGCGTTACGCTGGATCCTGTCAAAGGGCAGCAGGCCGAGATCGGCATCAAGTACCAACCGGAAGGCTCAGGTCTCTTCCTGATGGCCTCGCTCTACGATCTCCGGCAGCAGAATGCCACAGCGTCGGACACGGCCCATCCCGGTTATTACACGCAGCAAGGCGAAATCCATTCGCGCGGTCTTGAACTCGAAGCGAAACTCGGTCTGGCTTCGGGCTGGGACGTCGCCGCAGCCTATACCTTCATCGATGCGGAAATCACCAAGAGCGCGGCGGATGTCGTCGGCAACCGCCCGGTGACGGTACCCGAGCACGCCGCCTCGCTCTGGGTGCATTACACTGTGCAGAGCGGCACATTCGAAGGCCTCGGCCTCGGCGGCGGCGTGCGTTATGTCGGATCGAGCTACGGCGCCGACGACAACAGTTTCAAGGTTTCTGCCTTCACCCTCGCCGATCTGGCTCTCGACTATGATTTCGGTGCGCAGTCACCGGATCTCAAGGGACTTTCGCTGAATGTCAGCGTCTCGAACCTCTTCGACGAGGAATATGTCGCCTCCTGCACGTCGGCGCTGAATTGCTTCTACGGAACCGGGCGCACGACGCTCGCAACGCTGAAATACAAATGGTGA
- a CDS encoding class I SAM-dependent methyltransferase: MKHISEIEIRRYAVEVGTRQTEVQRRLRDDTLEMPNGHMVTTPPAGQLMAFLARTIEAKRALEIGTFTGYSALAIAQALPPSGELVACDASEEWTGIARRYWEEAGVADRITLKLGDAVETLDRLLAEEGEAGFDFAFVDADKENYDAYYERCLRLVRPGGVICFDNMFWGRSVADPDDNRPDTVALRALNLKIRDDQRVDMSMIPLGDGMTFIRRRA; encoded by the coding sequence ATGAAGCATATATCCGAAATCGAAATACGACGTTACGCCGTCGAGGTTGGCACACGCCAGACCGAGGTGCAGCGCCGGTTGCGCGACGATACCCTCGAAATGCCGAACGGCCACATGGTCACAACACCGCCGGCGGGGCAACTGATGGCCTTTCTGGCAAGGACCATCGAGGCCAAGCGGGCGCTGGAGATCGGCACCTTCACCGGCTACAGCGCGCTTGCCATCGCCCAGGCGCTGCCGCCCTCCGGCGAACTCGTTGCCTGCGATGCGAGCGAGGAGTGGACCGGCATCGCCCGGCGCTATTGGGAGGAAGCAGGCGTTGCCGACCGCATCACGCTGAAACTCGGCGATGCCGTTGAAACACTCGATCGGCTGCTGGCGGAAGAAGGCGAGGCGGGCTTCGACTTCGCCTTCGTCGATGCCGACAAGGAAAACTACGACGCCTACTACGAGCGCTGCCTGCGCCTCGTCCGCCCCGGTGGCGTCATCTGCTTCGACAACATGTTCTGGGGCCGCTCGGTGGCTGATCCTGACGACAACCGTCCGGACACGGTGGCGCTGCGTGCGCTCAACCTGAAGATCCGCGACGACCAGCGGGTCGACATGTCGATGATCCCGCTTGGCGACGGCATGACCTTCATCCGCCGCCGGGCCTGA